In Pseudofrankia saprophytica, one genomic interval encodes:
- a CDS encoding integrase core domain-containing protein, with translation MLACDFLTVDTVTLARLYVLFFVELDRRHVWLAGVTEHPTATWVTQQARNLTYQLGDGGPYTFLIRDRDTKFVAGFDDVFTDESIRILKTPVQAPRANAFAERWVRTVRAECLDWILIWNRRHAEHILSIYVEHYNTARPHRGLELDIPDRPASVGDPSGSIRRIDRLDGLLHEYQRAA, from the coding sequence GTGCTGGCCTGCGACTTCCTCACCGTCGACACCGTCACACTGGCCCGGCTATACGTGCTGTTCTTCGTCGAGCTCGATCGCCGCCACGTCTGGCTCGCCGGCGTCACCGAACACCCCACCGCCACCTGGGTCACCCAGCAGGCCAGAAACCTCACCTACCAGCTCGGCGACGGCGGGCCGTACACGTTCCTGATCCGCGACCGGGACACCAAGTTCGTCGCCGGCTTCGACGACGTCTTCACCGACGAGAGCATCCGGATCCTCAAGACACCCGTCCAGGCACCACGCGCGAACGCCTTCGCCGAACGCTGGGTCCGCACCGTCCGCGCCGAATGCCTCGATTGGATCCTCATCTGGAACCGGCGCCACGCCGAACACATCCTGTCGATCTATGTCGAGCACTACAACACCGCACGACCCCACCGCGGCCTCGAGCTCGACATCCCCGATCGGCCAGCCTCAGTCGGCGATCCAAGCGGCTCGATCAGACGCATCGACCGCCTCGATGGCCTCCTCCACGAATACCAACGAGCCGCCTGA